A portion of the Desulfurobacterium indicum genome contains these proteins:
- a CDS encoding IGHMBP2 family helicase, with protein MPILINGVTDEKRLYRELKKIGLRKHDIKEVFIANLSALVYLKDELLVKAYGDFVPDKETEKEIKTVHSYVERFKHLIDVERLAEMEFQEEEIRRLSGRERELLGRAILDLKGTRAGMKFHLHLVRFYREKPIETEIGNGDIVLVSRGNPLKSDLLGTVIRVTEKTVTVAFDNKPPQWVYKKGVRLDLYVNDVTFKRMEENLEEFRHAFGRKRELRNIILGLKKPTLSEEGSFVPVNKKLNDFQKLAVSHALGSPDFYLVHGPPGTGKTSTITELIVQLVRRKERVLATADSNIAADNILLNLSKYSDLKLVRIGHPARVLEELEKFSIFALFEEHEKSKTIRKGWEKVRELIEKRDKFLKPVPSLRRGMTDEEIIHLGKKGKSFRGVPAKKIRSMANWLLANYEIDIRIKALKEMETQLFREIIADADVVISTNSMVKSDLLEDFEFDVAVIDEGSQQVEPSTLIPIMRAKRFYIAGDHKQLPPTVTSEEAKELEKTLFERLIDNYKELSTMLTVQYRMNEKIMKFPSEEFYDGKLVADDSVRNHTLKDLILGNVKIPDSYKAILNPEEALTFADTSQINAFEFKPSGSTSYENYEEAKLAVNFVFHLVDMGISRKDIGIIAPYANQVKLIKELLLERDLKVEVNSVDGFQGREKEVIVISFVRSNDTGEIGFLKDIRRLNVAITRARRKLICVGNSDTLSSHDVYRRFISYVKGEGTFVSLN; from the coding sequence ATGCCGATTTTAATAAATGGTGTTACAGATGAGAAGAGGTTATACAGAGAGTTGAAAAAGATAGGATTGAGGAAACACGATATCAAAGAAGTTTTTATAGCTAATCTTTCGGCGCTTGTCTATCTGAAAGATGAATTACTTGTAAAAGCTTATGGAGACTTTGTACCTGATAAAGAAACTGAAAAAGAGATAAAGACGGTTCACAGCTATGTAGAGCGTTTTAAGCATCTTATCGATGTTGAACGACTTGCCGAAATGGAATTCCAGGAAGAGGAGATTAGAAGATTATCTGGAAGAGAAAGAGAGCTTTTAGGAAGGGCTATTCTTGATTTGAAAGGCACACGTGCCGGGATGAAATTTCATCTTCACCTTGTCAGATTTTACAGAGAAAAGCCTATTGAAACGGAGATAGGAAACGGTGATATCGTTCTGGTAAGCCGCGGTAATCCTCTCAAAAGTGATCTCCTAGGGACAGTTATAAGGGTGACGGAAAAAACAGTTACTGTTGCATTTGATAACAAACCACCTCAGTGGGTTTATAAAAAAGGTGTTAGACTTGATCTTTATGTAAACGATGTTACCTTTAAACGGATGGAGGAAAATCTGGAAGAGTTTCGTCATGCGTTTGGTAGAAAAAGAGAGTTGAGAAATATTATTTTAGGTTTAAAGAAGCCGACACTTTCAGAAGAAGGATCTTTTGTGCCCGTTAACAAAAAGTTGAATGACTTTCAGAAATTGGCTGTTAGTCACGCATTAGGTTCTCCAGACTTTTATCTTGTTCACGGTCCCCCGGGGACGGGAAAAACAAGTACTATAACGGAGTTGATCGTTCAGCTTGTTAGAAGGAAAGAGAGAGTTTTAGCCACTGCGGATTCCAATATTGCAGCGGACAATATTCTGTTAAATTTATCAAAATATTCTGATTTAAAGCTTGTTAGAATAGGTCATCCTGCAAGAGTGCTGGAAGAGTTGGAGAAATTTTCTATTTTTGCTCTTTTTGAAGAGCATGAAAAAAGCAAAACCATAAGAAAGGGATGGGAAAAAGTAAGAGAATTGATAGAGAAAAGGGATAAATTTCTCAAACCTGTTCCTTCGCTGAGAAGAGGTATGACAGATGAAGAGATTATTCATTTAGGAAAAAAAGGGAAATCATTCAGAGGAGTTCCTGCTAAGAAAATCCGTTCTATGGCAAATTGGCTTTTAGCCAACTATGAGATAGATATAAGAATAAAAGCACTTAAAGAGATGGAAACACAGCTTTTCAGAGAAATCATTGCCGACGCCGATGTTGTTATATCAACCAATTCGATGGTTAAATCGGATCTACTTGAGGATTTTGAATTTGACGTTGCTGTAATAGATGAAGGGAGTCAACAGGTTGAACCATCCACTCTTATACCTATTATGAGAGCTAAAAGGTTTTATATTGCTGGTGATCACAAGCAACTCCCGCCTACTGTTACAAGTGAAGAAGCCAAAGAGCTTGAAAAGACTCTTTTTGAAAGACTGATAGATAACTATAAAGAGCTTTCAACTATGCTTACTGTTCAGTATAGGATGAATGAAAAGATAATGAAATTTCCTTCCGAAGAGTTTTATGACGGTAAACTTGTGGCGGATGATTCTGTTAGAAATCATACATTAAAAGATTTGATTTTAGGTAATGTGAAGATCCCGGATTCATATAAAGCTATTTTAAATCCAGAAGAAGCGTTAACCTTTGCAGACACATCACAGATAAATGCCTTTGAATTTAAGCCCTCTGGTAGTACCTCTTACGAAAATTATGAGGAAGCAAAACTTGCAGTAAATTTTGTTTTCCATCTTGTAGATATGGGGATCTCAAGGAAAGATATAGGGATAATCGCTCCTTATGCTAATCAGGTTAAGCTTATTAAAGAACTTTTACTTGAAAGGGATTTAAAGGTTGAAGTGAACTCTGTTGATGGTTTTCAGGGAAGGGAAAAAGAGGTTATAGTCATCTCTTTTGTGCGTTCAAACGATACCGGTGAAATAGGATTTTTAAAAGATATAAGAAGACTTAACGTTGCTATTACGAGAGCACGCAGAAAGCTTATTTGTGTCGGTAATAGTGACACTCTCTCTTCTCATGATGTTTATAGACGTTTTATCTCTTACGTAAAAGGAGAGGGGACGTTTGTTAGTCTTAATTAA
- a CDS encoding SLC13 family permease produces the protein MSVHALILLVSIAVLIFLLYREIFHPAASFTIVVSFLVVVGILTPHEALSGFSNEQIALIALLLVVSSIIKNFRITGYIFSKLMDEKLSYRQFLFRLMGTVSFFSAFLNNTPIVAALIPYVYDWGKKKGIAPSKLLIPLSYAAILGGTVTLIGTSTNLVVNGLVVSAGLKPFKIFDFSYVGIPAVFAGMGYMLIWGHKLLPERKDAVSAFLEKKKEYLVETIVPSGSNIIGKTVEEAKLRNLKGLFLVEIIREKERITPVSPKDVIKENDVLIFAGETEKIIELVNGEAGFKLPPVCSFGDDKVELVEALIPQNSSLIGKKVKATNFRGRFDAAIVAVHRNGERLKGKIGDIVLKPGDLLLILAGKSFWDRVSDSDDIYVISKVKEIINIDQKKALPVLVGFLLAILLSALKIVPLFESLLLLISIFVIFKIASYSQIKKSFDLNIIIIAALSIAIGKAMVNTGLANAIANTLVPVSIPFGITAALLFVYLTTNVLTEFITNLAAASITFPIALSVAQKLSVDPKAFILAVAFAASASFLTPIGYQTNLLVYGPGNYRFKDFFKVGLPLSLIYMFVTIAVLKLMFL, from the coding sequence ATGAGTGTTCACGCGCTTATTTTACTTGTTTCGATTGCTGTTTTGATTTTTTTGCTTTATAGGGAAATTTTTCATCCTGCTGCCTCTTTTACTATTGTTGTTTCTTTCCTGGTAGTTGTTGGAATTTTGACACCTCATGAAGCACTATCAGGTTTCTCAAATGAACAGATTGCACTAATAGCTCTTTTGCTTGTTGTAAGTTCAATTATTAAAAACTTTCGCATAACCGGGTATATTTTTAGCAAACTTATGGATGAGAAGCTTTCGTATAGGCAGTTTTTATTTCGTTTAATGGGGACGGTTTCTTTTTTCTCGGCATTTCTAAATAACACACCTATAGTGGCTGCTTTAATTCCATATGTTTATGATTGGGGAAAGAAAAAGGGGATAGCTCCTTCTAAACTGCTTATTCCACTTTCTTATGCTGCCATCTTAGGTGGAACAGTCACTCTTATAGGCACTTCTACCAATCTTGTAGTTAATGGTCTTGTGGTTAGTGCAGGTCTTAAACCATTTAAGATTTTTGATTTTAGTTATGTAGGAATTCCTGCTGTTTTTGCCGGGATGGGTTATATGTTAATTTGGGGACACAAGTTACTTCCAGAGAGGAAGGATGCGGTATCTGCATTTCTTGAGAAAAAAAAGGAATATCTGGTTGAAACCATAGTTCCTTCAGGATCTAACATAATAGGCAAAACAGTTGAAGAAGCAAAGTTAAGAAATTTGAAAGGCCTTTTTCTTGTTGAAATCATAAGAGAGAAAGAGAGAATAACTCCCGTTTCTCCGAAAGATGTTATTAAAGAGAACGATGTTTTGATTTTTGCAGGTGAAACAGAGAAGATAATTGAGCTTGTAAATGGAGAGGCTGGATTTAAACTTCCGCCTGTTTGCTCTTTTGGAGATGATAAAGTAGAGCTTGTTGAAGCTCTTATTCCTCAGAATTCTTCTCTCATTGGTAAAAAAGTAAAAGCGACAAATTTTCGTGGACGTTTTGATGCGGCCATTGTAGCTGTTCACAGAAATGGAGAAAGATTAAAGGGGAAAATAGGAGACATTGTTTTAAAACCTGGTGATTTGTTACTGATTCTTGCAGGAAAAAGTTTCTGGGACAGAGTTTCTGATTCTGATGATATTTACGTTATTTCAAAAGTTAAAGAAATAATCAATATTGATCAGAAAAAAGCGTTACCGGTTCTTGTTGGATTTTTATTAGCTATTTTACTTTCTGCTCTAAAAATCGTGCCTTTATTCGAATCTCTTTTGTTGCTTATCTCAATCTTTGTTATTTTTAAGATAGCTTCTTACAGTCAGATTAAGAAAAGTTTTGATCTTAACATTATTATAATTGCTGCTCTTTCCATTGCCATCGGTAAGGCAATGGTTAACACAGGTCTTGCCAATGCTATCGCAAATACACTTGTTCCTGTTTCAATCCCTTTTGGTATAACCGCTGCTCTTTTATTTGTTTATCTTACAACGAACGTTTTGACCGAATTTATAACTAACCTTGCAGCGGCTTCCATAACGTTCCCTATAGCGCTATCTGTTGCTCAAAAATTGTCTGTTGATCCTAAGGCTTTTATTTTGGCTGTTGCTTTTGCGGCTTCTGCAAGTTTTTTAACTCCTATAGGATATCAAACCAACCTTTTGGTATATGGTCCTGGTAATTATCGATTTAAAGATTTCTTTAAGGTTGGATTGCCTTTATCGTTAATATACATGTTTGTTACAATTGCCGTGTTGAAATTGATGTTTTTATGA
- the cysC gene encoding adenylyl-sulfate kinase, whose translation MTQRFIIPHKGRITREDRERMKNHKSFILWFTGLSGSGKSTLSHRVEEKLYKMGVHTYVLDGDNVRMGLNKDLGFSEEDRRENIRRIGEVAKLFVDAGIVVLTAFISPYRKDRDFVRGLVKEGDFIEVYVKCPIEVCESRDPKGLYKKARAGIIKNFTGIDDPYEEPLNPEIVVETDKESLDECADKIISYLIDRRLIKGEDR comes from the coding sequence GTGACTCAACGCTTTATTATTCCTCATAAAGGGCGTATTACACGGGAAGATAGAGAGAGAATGAAGAATCATAAATCTTTTATCCTCTGGTTTACAGGACTTTCCGGGTCAGGAAAATCAACACTTTCTCATCGTGTTGAAGAAAAGCTCTATAAAATGGGTGTTCACACGTATGTTCTTGATGGTGATAATGTGAGGATGGGTTTGAATAAAGATTTAGGATTCTCTGAAGAGGATAGAAGAGAAAATATCCGTAGAATAGGAGAAGTGGCGAAGCTTTTTGTCGATGCCGGTATAGTAGTGCTTACGGCTTTTATTTCTCCTTATAGGAAAGATAGGGATTTCGTTAGAGGATTGGTAAAAGAAGGAGATTTTATAGAAGTTTATGTTAAATGTCCTATTGAGGTTTGTGAAAGTAGAGATCCGAAAGGTCTTTATAAAAAGGCAAGAGCCGGGATAATTAAAAATTTCACAGGTATTGATGATCCTTACGAAGAGCCTTTAAATCCTGAAATAGTTGTTGAAACAGATAAAGAGTCTCTTGATGAGTGTGCAGATAAGATAATTTCCTATCTGATAGATAGAAGATTGATAAAGGGGGAAGATAGATGA